The DNA window ATGtcacatttttttcaagattttccCTTTTATGGAAACCTCTTGTTCGACTGGAGGGagtatctttattttctacAATAGGTTGAACTTTCTCCAGTTCGTTTTCCCCAGGGTCTGCATCCTTCGGTTCCTGAGTAGGAATCTCTACAACTGGtttgaagattttcaaCGTTCTTTGGGTTACagaatttttcttcgaaGTTTGATCTCCAGTTAATTTTGGCTTCTTTAAGGGTTTTTTGTTTGTCTGCCCAAAAATCGTATTCAAAAGGCAAATATCTTTCTCTCCAATTGATTTGGACGTTGCTGTTATATTTTTCGTTTTAGGTTTATGAACGCATTTAGTAATCATTAAAGAAGGTTGTCTGTCATCAAATTCTCTTCTAATATTCTTATCTTTTCCAGTAGCAGCAGCGGTATTAGTAGTAGTAGCAGTAATGGTGGTCGTAGTAGTGGcggcagcagcagcaggAAGTGACTGTTTCACAGTTGGGTTGTTCGTAGCACAGGGTTTAGATGATGCGAAATCCCATTCTCCTGATTGTTCCGGTGTCTGTAGTTGGGTAGCGTCATTAGTTTGGTCAGAAGGGACAGCAGCATTCTCGTCGTCATCATAATCTGCAGTGTAATTGAGTCTTAGATAGGTTTTCGATTTACTTATCTTAGGCAAATTTGTCatatagtaaaaaaaattatcagcTGTCTGAATATCACTGAATCGGAATTGTAGCCATTTGATTCTTTTAGGGTCAGCGTTAAAATTACtcttttttccaattgtAATGATATCCATTCCTAGACCCTTCTCTTTATTGAACAAAGTAAGATTATTTTTGAGATCTTTCACTACTTCAAAGGAATTTTTAGAGACAACAAGGCATATATTATTGCATCCCCAAATGTAGATTTTATTATGGATACTCTGAATCAAACAGAAGGGCGACGTGCTGGAAAGTGTATGTAGCAATTCTATAGAATTATAATTCTCAATTTGATCTGTTGTTCCATAATTTATTTCCTTTAGTTTATAAACATTTGTGAGggactttgaaaaattggaaagtATGATATTGACCAAATTGTTTGTCAAATTATGGTTGTTTTTCAAGGGTAGAAAGAAtgttaatttcaattcgATAAGATCAGTCTTGGTGGAACACAAATAGATTAATTTCAGTAGTAAAACTAATTGTTGAAAATTAGATATTTCCTCAAATATTTCGTCATTTTCCTTGTATAGTTCCTTTACCGTTGCAATAATTTGTGATTTCAGCTTCTGACAAATTTTTACTGCCTCTATAAAAAAGAGAACAAGTTTCCATTCATCTTGTTCTCCTGAAAGTGTGGCCCTGTTTAATAAACTTTTTAGAATGATATGATCCGTTTGTGACTCTACTTTAAAAGTTGGCTCACATTTCACGTTGATAAATTTGGCCCAAAGCGCATTTCTTCTGGCATCCTCATAACGagtatcaaataataattcaatgcatttttgaaaaacttctATGCTGGAAATCTTAAAGGAGAGTGCCTTGTTTGCCCAAAACAGATTTAGTAGctcttcaaatttctcgaaGTTTTCAGGCTGCTtcttatttgaaaagaacaGTTGTTCAACCAACTGTTCACCTCTGTCCATTATACAAGATTTATGAATCTTCCCGTCCGCAGCTATATCCTTGTTTGCCCAATATAAAGTATCCTTCAACGGTTTAAATATATAGAAGGGGCCCCTGTAAGtcaatttattttgctttatatatttatgaCTGTCATCAACCTTTTTTTGCCCTGCCAGATGACAGAAAAGTATTTAGCCGCCCAAGTTTTTCGTTACCCGCCTCTATTCCCAACACAAATTTCCTACATTTGCTAtgcatttctttttctggAAACACACTTCCTGATCAGGTAAAGAAGGTCATATTCTCGATGCTCCGATGACTGAAATAGGAAAATTACCGTTTGGCATGACAAAACACGAAATTTCTCCAGACGcgagaaattgaaaaagctgTCTCACCACACAAATTTATATACTGGATGCATATAAATTACACGAAAATTTCGTGTCTGGTGAAGAGGTCGAGTGAGTCCCATCCAGGAATAGTATTATCAATCTGAACGAGATAGATATGGGTCCATCGAGGAGTAGCAACGATGCgttagtatatatattatcagAGCATGCGTGGTGTTAGTAAGGAATTATGTTTCGAGTCGTTACATATCGTTGTTTGTCCATAAGTTCAAGTTTCCTCCTGATAAAAGAATCAAGTTCTCCAACTTCAGCACTATCATCATATTATAGCTATGAAACTTACAAGAATACATGTTAGTTACTTCATATGCctatttcttttcaaaatggtTGCTTCAACCACTACTACGGCAGTGACTACTGGTAATTTACCTCAACTGACAACCGATACATCAACAAGTTCTACGGCAGCTACTATTACGTCGACCAATTCTACAACAACAACTAATTCTACAGCGCTACCAGCTCTGGTCTTGTCGAGTGCCTATACAAATTCCACATCTTATGGCAACATTACTACTACATTCTTATCCTCCTCGACATTTTCATCCATTAATATTACTACACCGATCTCCATCCCAAACACAACAAATAATCCACATATCTATCATACAAACTATGTCGATGGTACTGTTTTCATAATATGTGGCGCCGCAATTGGTGGTACAATCGGCACGTTAGTGCTCTTATGGGTTATACTATCAATTAAAGCATGGAGTACAGCTCGTGATGAGAAAGTTAGAGACCTTGAATCTAAGTATCAAAATGTATCATACTTCGGGAACAATTCAGACGTATCATACTTTGATTCGTCAAGTGATGACGATGTATCTGAAAAATACTTAAAGGACACGAGGCATAGTATCTACTCCTCCAACCTTTTGAATGACACCATGGATGATAGGGTCTCGATGTTTATTTCGCCCATGGAAAGGTTAGCAAACCACCATGATGGCGGTGTGGCCTCAGTCTTCCCGTCATCTAATGAACACTTGCCGACCGCGGACGACAGAATATCGATGTTTATTTCACCCACCGAGCATTTAGCTCTCAATAGACGTAATAGCAACAGCACATTAAACTTACTGGATAATCCATTCTATGATAGCGCAGTTTATTTACCAACTTCAAATAACGATGCTAATGGAAGAAAATTCAGGCCACCGAGCTGTCATTTAGACGATTTATTAGATAACAAGGAGTGATacatcattattaatatttgtTATTGATTGCATATTTACAGAAGCATATATAGAAGTTAATTTGAATTCCccaaaatttttcgttCCAGtattctcttttcaaaggaaTCCATCACAGTGTTCATTACTTTCTTTGCAAATAACCCCGCAACGCTATTATATAAAGCAGAATTGAACTTGAAtaacaaaatcaattcaattTGTATCGACTCTTTTACTCTTGGATGTTGAACAATTGTCCATTTAgaatacaatttttgaaaaatattgtatgAGATAGAATTGGCTTCTACTATATATTTTTGCTCATTGGCCTTATCACATTCTATTTCACAGTTGAATACCTCATCGTACTGCTTAAAGCCCACTCTTAGTCCAGCTAGAGTAGGCATATTATTATGAGGGCTtctttttccaataaaagAATCAAGACAATATGGTATGTACTCCTTGTATCTATCAATCTGAGAAATCACCTTATATGCGTTCAACGGTTTTACATCCTTGATGGTTCGTACTAACCTATACCTATGTACATGAGTAATGGCTTGACTATGTGCATAAGACGGTGGAGATGTCCAAAGTAATCTTTTATAAAGAAGGCTAGGGGAACTCATTTGCCGTATCCTTTTCCTAAGACTTCGAGAGCTTACATATATTTTCAGGAATCgattaattgaaaaaaatatatatgcagtaacaataacaatacAATAAGTATAAACAGGATGTCTCTTGAGATAAATTGGCGGGAATTAATTAAAGATGATCAGTTGAATGAGAGTCTAAAGGTTAAATTGAaccaattcttcaaaaaatcattaaatcTGCCCAATTatctagaaaattttgaaatcttaaacttaaaattgaatagtGAAAACTCGCCttcaataataatcaaAGACATCACAAATCCATTACCAGAATTCTACGAGGAAGATAAGAGTTgtgaaaattcaaatgatatCCAACTTTTACTCGACTGTAAATACGAAACTGATCTATATCTCGAATTTGAAAccaatttaaaattaaattatccAGTGGATAAGTTTATGCGATTACCCATCAAATTTAGGGTCACTTTCCTGGCATTGCATATACTATGCTTATTATGTGTGTTTGAGAATGGTAAGAAAGTCACTTTCAGCATACTTTGTGATATTGACGATAATGAAACTACAGAGAAGCCTACTCATCCAATAAGTAGGAATATAGTGGGTTCCCCTTTTGAGAGGCTCAGTATAATCAAAAATCTCAGCATTGAAACAGAAATTGGAGAAGGGGAAGAAGTTGAGGATTCAGGTAATAGGGGACTCAACACTAACAGTAATAATGACAATGCAGCGTTAAGAAGTGTTGACAAACTGGAAGAGTGGCTCCTCGATAAATTTAAGAGTTTCTTGAGAACAGAAGTTGGATGGCCTAGTTGGATAACATTCGACCtcaatgaaaatggcaGTGACATCGAGACTGATGATACtgctgatgatgatgattatATAGACATTGATAGCGAGACGTCTTCTTAACCCGGAGCACACGCTTTttatgaagaaagaaaattacaGGGCCACATTTATAAGTTTGACATCTGATATATACAGGATATTTATAGGATAGATATACCAAATTGCATACATATTGActaatgaatatatttgtTAACGACGCTGATCCCTGGGCAGATACTTCTCCAAGCCCTAATAGGCAAAGCAAGAACAGCACAAACAACACCGTCAATGAAGAGACTGATACCAATGGATGGGCTGGTAGCAATAACCCACATACAGATCCAAATCCTAATATTGGACCAGCAAATCTGAGCAGTACGTTTAATAATCTTTCCCTTACGGCAAATTTATCTGCTACtacaaatttatttggAAACAGTACAGACAATATTCTAGAGGAAAGTGTCTGGTTAGATGAAGGGGATAAAACGGGTGCAACTTTACAAAAGAATGATAATAACAATGGCATGATTCCAAACATACCTTCAGATACCGCTGATCCAAGTACAACTAAGACTGAATACAATACTTGGATTAAGAATATAAGAGAGTCATATAAGCCCCTAAGCCCCGACATTATAactattgaagaaatccCTGAAAGGGAAGGTCTTCTGTTCAAGCATATTAACTACAATGTCAGTTTACTTACAAAATTACCAAATGTTGAATCTCCAAAGGATGGTGCAGTTATTAGAAGATATTCAGATTTTGTATGGCTACAAGAAATCTTGATCAAGAGATATCCATTTAGGATGATTCCGGAGTTGCCACCAAAAAAGATAGGTACATCTTCAACAAATCTTGATCCTATTTTCTTACAGAAAAGACTTAATGGTTTAACCAGATTCATCAACTTAATTATGAAACATCCTGTTTTGCAGCAAGATGATTTGGTTTTAACTTTTCTAACCGTACCAACAGACATTTCTCAATGGAGGAAACAATTGAAGAGGAATATTGGTAACACTTTTAGTGTTGGTAGCTCTTCAAATAGCAGCACTAGTTTAGATGGAAATTCTTTGTTAGACACTACTGATGAATTTACggacaaaaaaatatcttcgTACTTTATTAAGAGCGTTTGGAGTCCTGAAATTTCAACTAACTGGAATAAGTTTGTCAATTCGATTGACGATATTATATTAACATGGAATAAAATAGCAATGGTGGTACAAAAGCATGAAATTAGCCTTAAAAGAcagaaaattaataataatcaaatattatcttcattgCTCTCGGATTTTGTGAAAACAACTACTATTATGTATCCAGAGTCACAAAATTCCGAAACCATACCTTTaataaatgataatttgaaaatgataaatacctcattatcagaaattaataaaattaacgAAAGTCACATTGAAAAGGCAGATACTGATATAATTCCGAGATTCAAGGTTTTTATAGATATATTAGTATcattaagaaatttatttgaaaggTATAAGATAATGGCTACTAACAATATTCCACAGTTAAGAAGGCATATCCAACTAAACTTCGAAAAGCTGAAATCTATGAAGGGTAAGCCGGATATATCTGGCGCAGAATATGATAAACTGAAATATATGATTGAAAAGGACAAGAGACACTTAGTCCAGCAATTGAACAAATCTTGGTTAATCAGAGaatgtatattttttgagttCACAATTTTCCAAGAGTctcaatatttgatttcagtTGCATTTAAGAATTGGGTTACTTCAACTTCACATTTTATTGACTTTAATATGAACGAATGGGAAAAACTTAATAATATGATAAGTGATATACCAACATCTTGCTAACGTTTGATATATCTATGTATGtatgtatatttttgaagacgACAAGTTCCAAATGTGAAAAGTTCTATTATTAGATTTTACTATTATATACAAAACACATGTGACTATGCAATCTTCTTATTAGAATTATGGAAACCGACACCTTTTATTGTGACAATGAAGTCCTCATTGTTGTCTAAATCATCGACCGGCTTCAAAAATACTTCAAtaccaaatattttcttcacaTCCCTCAATAAAtgtataaaattttcatcgaTCTGTTCTTTTGTTATTCTCAATCTTCCAATATCTTCTTTCCCTATGACCATATAGACGATAGCCAGAGGTAATTGATTTCTACCAACAGCAGCACTTTTGGAAATTTCTTCGATAAAATGGTATGCTACTTGCATCCCAATATTTTCAGGAATATCACCTGCATCACCTATTAGTTCTGAAAAGAAACACCAACCTTTCTTGGTCTCTCCGACTAGTGTGATACCCCAGCCGGGACTTTTACCTGAATTTTCTCCCCTCCAAACATCGGCAGTGATATTGACTTCGCAATTTATATCTTTTAACACATTTCTGGAACCATCGATCATTCTATTTACTAATGACGGACTTACTCTGGTAGAATATGCAACACCTCTGATTGACTTTATAGGAGGCCTTTCTAATTCATGCATTGTGAGTGGTTGAGCAATTAAAGAATCAACGATCAAATGTACTTCACCACCTCCTAGTGGGGGAGAACCTCTTTTCAGAGTATGTAATGCACATTCTCTTACaccaaatttttctaatacAGGTAAGAGACCCCATTTGATAGCTTCCACGCCTGCATCATTATGTGAAGCTGTGATACCACGGAAGATGATAgagaatttctttttcgaaAATGGTGCTAAATACAACATTGGTTCAATGAAATAACCTACTGCTCTGCTTGGTGGACAGTTATGAGTGTGTGAGCCGCCCACTATGATACCAGGTTTATAGATGACGGTAGTACCGGTGTATGAGATTTCGATATGGGAACCATTTGTTACGGATTCAATTAATCTCAAAAATGAGATTTCATGGTCTCTTAAACCTGGATTCAAATCATTCGATCTTATTTTTTCGATTTTAATGGATTTTCCTGACAGAGTTGCCAATACAATTCGTATACGGAAGTTTTGTGACCCTTGAAACGTTATTAAAGGCCTAGCAGAAGACATTATGAGTGTTTAAATAGGcttttattcaatatagTTGATGGATGAAATATCTAGCCTGAGATGAGATGGGATGAGTTAAAATAtgtgaaaaatgaaaaattttctagcTTCTCGGCAGAcgatataaaaaaaatttcattagaCAATCGCTCTTAACGAGTAGGTCAAGTTTAAAAGACGATTGACAGTTTACATATTAAATGAGTAATTCTCTCTATTAAATTATACTAGTCCTAATAAGAATGTAATTATACACAGAAGAAACATAATTATCTTAAGATTGATAACGGGAGGTAATATGAGACcgtcattatcatttttaacTTTCTTGGAATTTGCGTTTCTCAAGTACGGATCCTCTTCATGTTgattcaattcatcaaattcatcgATCTCTTGTGAATTATCTAATGTTTCATTCAAGAGGTACGTGAAGTTTGACTTCCCATGTTCATAGATAAAGCTGTTATGCCAATCCTTTTCACGGTCTGGAAGTTCTGTTGTATCCAAAGTACCATCCCAACAATAATTTATGAAGCATTCTTCACATTCGATTGGCAATGatatattgaagaattcctGTTTACGTCTCATTATAGCACAGCCAACGCAACCCATGAAATCAGGATCATCGgtgaaattatttcttgTGGCAACTTCAAATccattttgaatcattttACGTCTTTCACGTTCAGAGTATGACAACTTGAAAGCACTTTGATTActtttgaatgaatatTGTGAGTTTGGTAAATATACAACCAATGGTGGGATATATGACAAATCGGTCAAGTTTGAAGCGTCACAGCCAAAGAAAGTTGGCCTCTTGTTTAAACCTAGGTTAACAAACGTGTTAGTGTCAGGAACCCATGGGAATGCGATATCTTCACCTTGTTTTACAAATTGCCTTTCAAAAGTATGAATTAAAGAGGAACCGTCAGGCCATTGTGCCATCATATCTGCTGAATTATCCACAGCAAATATTACGTCTACATCACGTTCTCTTTGTATTAATGGAATCAGAGGTATATTTTGATCATCTTCACCGCCATCGACTAAGAACAAAGAATCTGATTTTACTATACTTTTCGTATAATTTTTGACAATATAATCTGTACCTTTAAAAGGATTTGGACTGTAGACGGCAATATCGTTAAAATCTTGCGATAAGTCCTTCAAGAAATGTGTTGCTAATTTCCTTATAAAATTTGGCATTCTTGTTGAATTGATTCTTAATAAGAATTGATTGAACAGGGTTGATGATGTACCCAGAATGAAAGCAGTATTATCGTAGCCAATAACACACTCACTATCATTTGATGGCTTACCATTAAATACATCCGTTCCGAGATATTTAATATCTGTGAAAGCATTTAAGGAACCGTCCCATGAACCCATTTCGAAGGGgttgaattcaaaaactgTAGTATTCAAATTGACAACTCTTGAGCCTGGATATCTACCATCCGCTACTGAAATTGGGAAGGGCATTTGACCATCCTGGAAGACTGGAGAATTTCTTAAAGAACTGAAAGTGGAGCCAATTCCACCTCTTTCTAAAGATGGGAAAAAGGCATAGGAGAGAGCTCTACCCCAAACATCAGTCAATGATGTATCGAAACCTGCGTCTTGTTTAGCTTCCACAGCATTAGAAATATGATCCCAACGTTTTgctgatttgaaaatattaaagCCACCTGGAGAGACTATGGAATCATCTAGATCCCAGATTGAATTATCTTTATGCATGTTGTTTAGAATATCTTGTATTGCAGTCCAATTATTCCATGAAAGAGAGCCCACGAGCCAATTTCCACCGGATGCACCAGATATGTAAGTAGTTGATTGTAATAGGCCACCCAATCCGATGGTTGACGCGTTGTCTGTACGTATATCCATAGCAGATAATACACCAGCACCGGTGAGCATTGACCTATACCCACCTCCACTGATGGCAATAGCAATTCTTGGTAAATTATTCTCGtgtttaaaaatttcattaaaaattgaattatttttaaaatttgatgtgGTACGATTTAAGAAATCGTATAATGCAGGTGTTGTTACTTGATCTCTAGTGGATAACcaattaatttcattagtGGAGAGACCAGATGCTTCTCTTGTGAAATGTGAATTTGCTGGACATGCTACTTGTTGTGGAGCGTAATGATGCGATGAATCTTTAGTATCTGATGCTAGGATGACTTGGAATGTTATTAGcggtattattattaaaagGTGGAAAAGATGTGTACTCGGTATTATCATGATGTTCAGTACATGTAAAGAAATGCTATATTGTGGTTGATGAGAAGATCtaaggaaagaaaagagaaaaatgaagtaaAAAGTAAAATAGAATGAAAACGATTTATTTAATGCAATATGATTGTTAATTTAATAGTCTTTGAAGGAATATAGATCTTGCTGACTGTACAGTTTTAATTTTCCATGTAGATAtagtaaatatatatacgtaAATCGATTATATAAGcgtttcaagaaaaaaagagggCTTTGTTAAGTTATTAACAATTAAGTTAGGAACGAACCGGAAAAATATCActacaaaaaaaacaaattacTCTTTGAGGCAATTATTAGGGCAATAACAATACCTGAAACGGTAAAGTGTATCTAGAAACGGAAGCtataaaaacaaaaatcttttttgCCGAGAGCAAATCTTGGCTTTCCGTTCcgcaaaatttttggcCGTGCGCACCTCATCCGAAAATAAATTTCGAAGTGAGAAAAAGGGAAGGAATGAGCGAACAGAGGAGTTTTtacttttcttctctttgttTAGATCGAAAACAGAAAGAAAGAGCGAGGGAAAAACTGAGAAGGTCTTTCCCGGAGATAATATCAACGTTAGACGAGATATTCAGGCCTGGTGTGGAATGGTATTATTGTTAACCCGCCACAAGATAgtcatattttttaaatcCACACACAACTTTTCCT is part of the Kazachstania africana CBS 2517 chromosome 1, complete genome genome and encodes:
- the RED1 gene encoding Red1p (similar to Saccharomyces cerevisiae RED1 (YLR263W); ancestral locus Anc_6.52); translation: MDRGEQLVEQLFFSNKKQPENFEKFEELLNLFWANKALSFKISSIEVFQKCIELLFDTRYEDARRNALWAKFINVKCEPTFKVESQTDHIILKSLLNRATLSGEQDEWKLVLFFIEAVKICQKLKSQIIATVKELYKENDEIFEEISNFQQLVLLLKLIYLCSTKTDLIELKLTFFLPLKNNHNLTNNLVNIILSNFSKSLTNVYKLKEINYGTTDQIENYNSIELLHTLSSTSPFCLIQSIHNKIYIWGCNNICLVVSKNSFEVVKDLKNNLTLFNKEKGLGMDIITIGKKSNFNADPKRIKWLQFRFSDIQTADNFFYYMTNLPKISKSKTYLRLNYTADYDDDENAAVPSDQTNDATQLQTPEQSGEWDFASSKPCATNNPTVKQSLPAAAAATTTTTITATTTNTAAATGKDKNIRREFDDRQPSLMITKCVHKPKTKNITATSKSIGEKDICLLNTIFGQTNKKPLKKPKLTGDQTSKKNSVTQRTLKIFKPVVEIPTQEPKDADPGENELEKVQPIVENKDTPSSRTRGFHKRENLEKNVTSTPKKKCITKKKLAADKPTFEQEPAAYYEKAHMLKPDQSLDNIIKTSVVKAQNNQPLKLQNNINDSTTILNASSSSFLNKSVESILTESLQKQIFNSIATFSNDLIDKIDLINNELNNKILKELSSKYELLINKLQQDFKNDTEEIISFVSEIKTMLNLPQDQIIKLINEKHFAESHNI
- the CSI2 gene encoding Csi2p (similar to Saccharomyces cerevisiae CSI2 (YOL007C); ancestral locus Anc_6.33), with product MKLTRIHVSYFICLFLFKMVASTTTTAVTTGNLPQLTTDTSTSSTAATITSTNSTTTTNSTALPALVLSSAYTNSTSYGNITTTFLSSSTFSSINITTPISIPNTTNNPHIYHTNYVDGTVFIICGAAIGGTIGTLVLLWVILSIKAWSTARDEKVRDLESKYQNVSYFGNNSDVSYFDSSSDDDVSEKYLKDTRHSIYSSNLLNDTMDDRVSMFISPMERLANHHDGGVASVFPSSNEHLPTADDRISMFISPTEHLALNRRNSNSTLNLLDNPFYDSAVYLPTSNNDANGRKFRPPSCHLDDLLDNKE
- the COQ10 gene encoding ubiquinone-binding protein COQ10 (similar to Saccharomyces cerevisiae COQ10 (YOL008W); ancestral locus Anc_6.36), which produces MSSPSLLYKRLLWTSPPSYAHSQAITHVHRYRLVRTIKDVKPLNAYKVISQIDRYKEYIPYCLDSFIGKRSPHNNMPTLAGLRVGFKQYDEVFNCEIECDKANEQKYIVEANSISYNIFQKLYSKWTIVQHPRVKESIQIELILLFKFNSALYNSVAGLFAKKVMNTVMDSFEKRILERKILGNSN
- the MDM12 gene encoding ERMES complex subunit MDM12 (similar to Saccharomyces cerevisiae MDM12 (YOL009C); ancestral locus Anc_6.37), whose protein sequence is MSLEINWRELIKDDQLNESLKVKLNQFFKKSLNLPNYLENFEILNLKLNSENSPSIIIKDITNPLPEFYEEDKSCENSNDIQLLLDCKYETDLYLEFETNLKLNYPVDKFMRLPIKFRVTFLALHILCLLCVFENGKKVTFSILCDIDDNETTEKPTHPISRNIVGSPFERLSIIKNLSIETEIGEGEEVEDSGNRGLNTNSNNDNAALRSVDKLEEWLLDKFKSFLRTEVGWPSWITFDLNENGSDIETDDTADDDDYIDIDSETSS
- the MVP1 gene encoding Mvp1p (similar to Saccharomyces cerevisiae MVP1 (YMR004W); ancestral locus Anc_6.38) translates to MNIFVNDADPWADTSPSPNRQSKNSTNNTVNEETDTNGWAGSNNPHTDPNPNIGPANLSSTFNNLSLTANLSATTNLFGNSTDNILEESVWLDEGDKTGATLQKNDNNNGMIPNIPSDTADPSTTKTEYNTWIKNIRESYKPLSPDIITIEEIPEREGLLFKHINYNVSLLTKLPNVESPKDGAVIRRYSDFVWLQEILIKRYPFRMIPELPPKKIGTSSTNLDPIFLQKRLNGLTRFINLIMKHPVLQQDDLVLTFLTVPTDISQWRKQLKRNIGNTFSVGSSSNSSTSLDGNSLLDTTDEFTDKKISSYFIKSVWSPEISTNWNKFVNSIDDIILTWNKIAMVVQKHEISLKRQKINNNQILSSLLSDFVKTTTIMYPESQNSETIPLINDNLKMINTSLSEINKINESHIEKADTDIIPRFKVFIDILVSLRNLFERYKIMATNNIPQLRRHIQLNFEKLKSMKGKPDISGAEYDKLKYMIEKDKRHLVQQLNKSWLIRECIFFEFTIFQESQYLISVAFKNWVTSTSHFIDFNMNEWEKLNNMISDIPTSC
- the RCL1 gene encoding rRNA-processing endoribonuclease (similar to Saccharomyces cerevisiae RCL1 (YOL010W); ancestral locus Anc_6.39), coding for MSSARPLITFQGSQNFRIRIVLATLSGKSIKIEKIRSNDLNPGLRDHEISFLRLIESVTNGSHIEISYTGTTVIYKPGIIVGGSHTHNCPPSRAVGYFIEPMLYLAPFSKKKFSIIFRGITASHNDAGVEAIKWGLLPVLEKFGVRECALHTLKRGSPPLGGGEVHLIVDSLIAQPLTMHELERPPIKSIRGVAYSTRVSPSLVNRMIDGSRNVLKDINCEVNITADVWRGENSGKSPGWGITLVGETKKGWCFFSELIGDAGDIPENIGMQVAYHFIEEISKSAAVGRNQLPLAIVYMVIGKEDIGRLRITKEQIDENFIHLLRDVKKIFGIEVFLKPVDDLDNNEDFIVTIKGVGFHNSNKKIA
- the PLB3 gene encoding lysophospholipase (similar to Saccharomyces cerevisiae PLB1 (YMR008C) and PLB3 (YOL011W); ancestral locus Anc_6.42), with the protein product MIIPSTHLFHLLIIIPLITFQVILASDTKDSSHHYAPQQVACPANSHFTREASGLSTNEINWLSTRDQVTTPALYDFLNRTTSNFKNNSIFNEIFKHENNLPRIAIAISGGGYRSMLTGAGVLSAMDIRTDNASTIGLGGLLQSTTYISGASGGNWLVGSLSWNNWTAIQDILNNMHKDNSIWDLDDSIVSPGGFNIFKSAKRWDHISNAVEAKQDAGFDTSLTDVWGRALSYAFFPSLERGGIGSTFSSLRNSPVFQDGQMPFPISVADGRYPGSRVVNLNTTVFEFNPFEMGSWDGSLNAFTDIKYLGTDVFNGKPSNDSECVIGYDNTAFILGTSSTLFNQFLLRINSTRMPNFIRKLATHFLKDLSQDFNDIAVYSPNPFKGTDYIVKNYTKSIVKSDSLFLVDGGEDDQNIPLIPLIQRERDVDVIFAVDNSADMMAQWPDGSSLIHTFERQFVKQGEDIAFPWVPDTNTFVNLGLNKRPTFFGCDASNLTDLSYIPPLVVYLPNSQYSFKSNQSAFKLSYSERERRKMIQNGFEVATRNNFTDDPDFMGCVGCAIMRRKQEFFNISLPIECEECFINYCWDGTLDTTELPDREKDWHNSFIYEHGKSNFTYLLNETLDNSQEIDEFDELNQHEEDPYLRNANSKKVKNDNDGLILPPVINLKIIMFLLCIITFLLGLV